The nucleotide sequence TAAACCGCAACTAAGTCTGGAAGGGTCGCTGCCCAGTTTCACCCGGTCGTTCGTGCAGGTCATCCAGCCCGACGGAACCATCGCCTTTCAGCCGGTATCGAACAATAATTCCGTGCTGAGTCTGTCGCTGAGCCAGAATATTCCCCTAACGGGCGGCTCGATTTACGTGCAGCAGCAGCTTCAGCGCTTCGACAATTTCCTGAACCGCAGTACGCTGTACAACGGCATTCCCTTCGCTGTGGGCTTGAGCCAGCCGCTGTTTCGGTTCAACCAGATGAAGTGGGATCGGCGGACCGAGCCGCTGCGGTATGCCGAAAGCAACCAGCAGTACATCGAAACGATGGAGCAGGTTGCACTGGACGCGACGAGCTTGTATTTTGACCTGTTGGTGGCGCAGGTGAACCTGCAGATTGCCGAAACCAACCGGGTAAATAACGATACGCTGTATAAAATTGCCGAGCACAAGCTGGAGCTGGGCAAAATCTCGCGGAATGATCTGCTCCAATTGCAGCTGAGTGTGCTGAATGCGCAGAAAGATCTGACTTCGGCGCGGCAAACGGCGGAAGTGTCCTCGCTGAAATTAAAATCTTACGTCGGCTCGCGGGATAACAACCGGTTGGAACTGGCCGTGCCGACCCAGCTCAGCCTGTTTGGCATCGATATTAACCAGGCGCTGGCCGAAGCCTTCGCCAATCGGTCCGACGCCATTGCCTTCCAGCGTAGACAGCTCGAAGCCGACCGCGACGTAGAAAAGGCCCGGAAAGAAAACGGTCTCAACGCTATGCTCAACGCCGATT is from Spirosoma taeanense and encodes:
- a CDS encoding TolC family protein, which translates into the protein MRTTLYWLFWLTLIGYKTAAQSQRLTLDEVVQLAREQSIAGKQAATLRKTNYWKYRTFLADFKPQLSLEGSLPSFTRSFVQVIQPDGTIAFQPVSNNNSVLSLSLSQNIPLTGGSIYVQQQLQRFDNFLNRSTLYNGIPFAVGLSQPLFRFNQMKWDRRTEPLRYAESNQQYIETMEQVALDATSLYFDLLVAQVNLQIAETNRVNNDTLYKIAEHKLELGKISRNDLLQLQLSVLNAQKDLTSARQTAEVSSLKLKSYVGSRDNNRLELAVPTQLSLFGIDINQALAEAFANRSDAIAFQRRQLEADRDVEKARKENGLNAMLNADFGLSNRGVRPSDVYVRPQDREFVEIRFTIPVMTWGRAQARTETAYANQQLAVQTVEQAKRNFEQQIYTQVTLIQMLRQQVKLTAEADQIAQNRYQIAQERFKLSDLSVTDLGIATQDKDRARRDAILALRDYWQAYYTLRLLTLYDFETNQKLK